In Antennarius striatus isolate MH-2024 chromosome 8, ASM4005453v1, whole genome shotgun sequence, a single window of DNA contains:
- the LOC137599958 gene encoding actin-related protein 2/3 complex subunit 1A, whose translation MSLHQFLLEPITCHAWNRDRTQIAISPNNHEVHIYKKSGNQWVKTHELKEHNGHITGIDWAPKSDRIVTCGADRNAYVWSQKEGVWKPTLVILRINRAATFVKWSPLENKFAVGSGARLISVCYFESENDWWVSKHIKKPVRSTILSLDWHPNNILLAAGSCDFKCRVFSAYIKEVEEKPGPTPWGNKMPFGAVLAEFGGAGGGGWVHSVSFSSSGNRLAWVSHDSTVTVVDSSKTASPSQLKTEFLPLLSVIFVSENSLVAAGHDCCPMLFRCDDAGTLTFVSKLDLPKQSIQRNISAMERFRNMDKRATTEDRNTALDTLHQNSITQVSIFEGDKSDCRKFCTTGIDGAMTIWDFKSLEASIQGLRIM comes from the exons ATGTCCCTTCATCAGTTTCTGTTGGAACCCATCACCTGCCACGCGTGGAATCGCGACAGGACAC aaattgCTATCAGTCCAAATAACCATGAAGTCCATATCTACAAGAAGAGTGGTAACCAGTGGGTTAAAACCCATGAGTTGAAGGAGCACAACGGACACATCACAG GTATTGACTGGGCTCCCAAAAGTGATCGTATAGTGACATGTGGAGCAGACCGTAATGCCTATGTGTGGTCCCAGAAGGAAGGGGTGTGGAAGCCCACACTGGTCATCCTCAGGATCAACCGAGCCGCTACTTTTGTCAAGTGGTCTCCGCTGGAGAACAAGTTTGCAGTTGGTAGCGGTGCTCGGCTCATCTCTGTCTGCTACTTTGAGTCTGAGAATGACTG GTGGGTCAGCAAGCACATCAAGAAACCAGTTCGCTCCACCATCCTCAGTCTGGACTGGCATCCCAACAACATCCTGCTGGCCGCTGGATCCTGTGACTTCAAATGCAG GGTGTTCTCAGCCTACATTAAGGAGGTGGAAGAGAAACCAGGCCCCACGCCCTGGGGCAACAAGATGCCATTCGGAGCTGTGCTAGCAGAGTTTGGAGGAGCAG gtggaggggggtgggtccactctgtctctttctcttcctctggtAACCGCCTGGCCTGGGTCAGCCATGACAGCACTGTCACTGTGGTGGACAGCTCTAAGACTGCCAG TCCCTCACAGCTGAAGACGGAgttccttcctctcctcagcGTCATTTTTGTCTCAGAGAACAGTTTAGTAGCTGCG GGCCACGACTGTTGCCCCATGCTGTTCCGTTGCGACGATGCTGGAACGCTGACATTTGTGTCAAAGCTTGACCTCCCCAAGCAGAGCATCCAGAGGAACATCTCAGCCATGGAGCGTTTCAGGAACATGGACAAGCGAGCCACCACCGAGGACCGCAACACTGCCCTGGACACGCTGCACCAGAACAGCATCAC CCAAGTGTCTATCTTCGAGGGGGACAAAAGCGATTGTCGCAAGTTCTGCACCACAGGCATCGATGGAGCAATGACCATTTGGGACTTCAAG AGTCTAGAAGCTTCTATCCAGGGTCTCCGCATCATGTGA